In Pseudomonadota bacterium, a single window of DNA contains:
- a CDS encoding methyltransferase domain-containing protein produces MNDFQLLIDLHRTAERQGPGGDAETKRALELGGLDRSRLLKIADIGCGTGASTILLARELNAQITAVDFLAEFLDELQTRANDQGVADRITTLNCSMDALPFDEGAFDVIWSEGAVYNMGFEAGVSAWSRFLKPGGMLIVSEITWLLATVPAELQSHWQKEYPEIDVASHKIGLLERHGYSPQGYFVLPVHCWLENYYHPMQDRFEAFLERHGHSERAKAVVDAERHEIALYEKYRDFFSYGVYLAKKV; encoded by the coding sequence GTGAACGATTTTCAACTGCTTATTGACCTCCACCGGACTGCGGAACGGCAAGGGCCAGGCGGGGACGCTGAAACAAAACGGGCTCTGGAACTGGGCGGACTCGACCGCTCTCGTTTGTTGAAGATCGCTGATATCGGCTGCGGCACCGGCGCATCGACGATCCTCCTGGCCAGGGAGTTGAATGCCCAGATCACCGCCGTGGACTTCCTGGCGGAGTTTCTCGACGAGCTGCAAACCAGAGCCAACGACCAAGGCGTGGCGGACCGGATCACCACGCTGAACTGCTCCATGGATGCCTTGCCTTTTGATGAAGGGGCGTTCGACGTGATCTGGTCCGAAGGTGCCGTTTACAACATGGGCTTCGAAGCCGGGGTGTCCGCCTGGAGCCGATTTCTGAAGCCCGGTGGAATGCTCATCGTTTCCGAAATCACCTGGCTTCTCGCCACGGTGCCGGCGGAGCTCCAGTCCCATTGGCAGAAGGAGTACCCGGAGATCGATGTCGCATCACACAAGATCGGACTCCTTGAGCGACATGGGTACAGTCCACAAGGCTACTTTGTCCTGCCGGTACATTGCTGGCTTGAGAATTACTATCACCCCATGCAGGATCGCTTTGAAGCGTTCCTTGAGCGGCATGGCCACAGCGAGCGGGCCAAGGCTGTCGTCGATGCGGAACGGCACGAAATAGCCCTGTATGAAAAATATCGGGACTTCTTCAGCTACGGCGTCTATCTGGCAAAAAAGGTGTGA
- a CDS encoding calcium/sodium antiporter produces MTLALIALIFGLALLVWSADRFVEGSASTARHFGMPPLLIGMVIVGFGTSAPEMVVSAISASQGNPGIALGNAYGSNITNIALILGVTALISPIAVHSQVLRKELPILTLVTVLAAWQIRDGEITRIDAIVLLIVFGGLMAWTIRQGLRKKEDALASEMEQELDVRAMPIRRAVFRLVVGLALLIVSSRILVWGAVEIAQGFGVSDLIIGLTIVAVGTSLPELASSIIATRKGEHDIALGNVLGSNLFNTLAVVGIAGSIHPMTVGPEVFSRDMLVMAALTLSLFVIGYGFRGPGRINRIEGAVLLACYAGYTVYLISTVFGQSG; encoded by the coding sequence ATGACCCTTGCCTTGATCGCCTTAATTTTTGGCTTGGCACTCCTCGTCTGGAGCGCCGACCGTTTTGTGGAGGGATCGGCCTCCACCGCCCGGCATTTCGGCATGCCGCCGCTCCTGATCGGGATGGTGATTGTCGGATTCGGCACCTCCGCGCCGGAGATGGTGGTCTCGGCGATTTCCGCCTCGCAGGGCAACCCGGGCATCGCGCTGGGCAACGCCTACGGCTCGAACATCACCAACATCGCCCTGATTCTGGGAGTGACGGCCCTGATCAGTCCCATCGCCGTCCATTCGCAGGTGCTGCGCAAGGAGCTGCCCATCCTGACCTTGGTCACGGTGCTGGCGGCCTGGCAAATCAGGGATGGCGAGATCACCCGGATTGATGCCATCGTGTTGCTGATCGTGTTCGGCGGGCTGATGGCCTGGACCATCCGGCAGGGGCTGCGGAAGAAAGAGGATGCGCTGGCCAGCGAGATGGAGCAGGAGCTGGACGTCCGCGCCATGCCCATCCGCCGAGCGGTCTTCCGGCTGGTGGTCGGGCTCGCGCTTTTGATTGTCAGTTCCCGCATTCTGGTCTGGGGCGCGGTGGAAATCGCGCAAGGATTCGGGGTCAGCGATCTGATTATCGGTCTGACCATCGTCGCGGTGGGCACCTCGCTGCCGGAACTCGCCTCGTCGATTATTGCCACCCGCAAGGGGGAGCATGACATCGCCCTCGGTAACGTGCTCGGCTCCAATCTGTTCAACACCCTGGCGGTGGTGGGGATCGCCGGTTCGATTCACCCGATGACGGTAGGGCCGGAGGTCTTCAGCCGCGACATGCTGGTGATGGCCGCGCTGACCCTGTCGCTGTTCGTGATCGGCTACGGGTTCCGGGGGCCTGGTCGGATCAACCGCATCGAGGGCGCGGTTCTGCTCGCCTGTTACGCGGGCTATACGGTCTACCTGATCAGCACGGTATTCGGACAGTCCGGATAA